GTGGCGGCCACCAGGGCCTCGGCGAGGGCCTTCGGGTCGTCGGCGTACTCGCCGATCAGGTCCTCCAGGACCCCATCGGGAAGCCCGTCGACCACGCCGTCGGTGCACAGCAGCACCAGTTCGTCCGGCGGGACGTAGGCGGTGAAGGCCGTTGCGATGGTCGCCTGCGACAGGCAGGTGCGCAGCCAGTTGTCATGGGCGGCGGCGACGTCCAGAGCGACGCCGTTGCGCCGGAGCTGTTCCCCGACGGTCGCGTCGGTGGAGTACTGCCGTACCCGCTGCCCATCGAACCCGTAGACCCGGCTGTCGCCGCACCAGCCGATGCGGGTCTCCTCCCCGGCCTTGACGACGGCGACGACCGCGACGGCGTCCGGGGTGTCACCGTCGACGCCGGGGTCGGCGACGACTTCGCCGGCGGTCAGCAGCGCGGCCAAGACGCCCCGGCGGGCGGCGGTCCGGGCGATCACCTCGGCGAGTACGTGGGACATGTCGGCGATCTGGGGGTCGTTGCCGATGCCCTCGACCACGGCCGCCGTGGTGGTGCCGTCGGCGGCGGTGAACGTGGCGGCGGCGTCGCAGTTGTGGGTGCGGACGCCCCGGCGGGACGCGGTCGCGGTGACGACGCGGTCTCGGACGCTCACGTGGCCTCCTGCTCGTCTCGGACGTAGAGGTCGAGGTAGACGCGGCTGCCGGGATCGGAGCGGTTGGGGTAGGGACGGGAGACGTGACCCGCCTGGATCCGGCCGCCGGACAGGGCTGGGAGGTTGTCGGTCAACAACTGGGTGATGAACCGAACGGTGGCGTCGTCGCCGGAGAGCCGGACGTTGACGGGCCGGACGAACGGCTCGTGCCGGCTGGGGCTGGTCATCGTGGGCGCTCCTGGCGTCATACGTCGGATGCGTTGGGCTCGGTGAGCCAGTCCGGCGGGGTGTTGTTCCGCTGAGAGTTGCGGAGCGCGGCGCCCAGGCAGCGCCACAGCGCCCACGCTTCGTCCATTCCCATCCCGAACCGGCTGCTGCCTGCGCCGACGGAGATGTAGACGTCGGGGTACCCGCCGCCCTG
The DNA window shown above is from Thermomonospora umbrina and carries:
- a CDS encoding PP2C family protein-serine/threonine phosphatase, producing the protein MSVRDRVVTATASRRGVRTHNCDAAATFTAADGTTTAAVVEGIGNDPQIADMSHVLAEVIARTAARRGVLAALLTAGEVVADPGVDGDTPDAVAVVAVVKAGEETRIGWCGDSRVYGFDGQRVRQYSTDATVGEQLRRNGVALDVAAAHDNWLRTCLSQATIATAFTAYVPPDELVLLCTDGVVDGLPDGVLEDLIGEYADDPKALAEALVAATEPDADGYRDDATVVVLTTGPTSRG